In Actinomadura citrea, a single window of DNA contains:
- a CDS encoding MerR family transcriptional regulator, with the protein MSEEPTEEQGGRPGADAREYRIGELATAAGVPVRTLRYYQERKLLPPPRREGRIGLYSEDHLARLRMIGNLLDRGHTLEGIRELLAAWEQGRDIGTVLGVEKAVTTPWSNEVPVTMTLEELAALFPGEVGPEAVERAVELGHIEVDGDRVTHWSRRQLDATVTLVRVGVPLDAVLAAGQELQRSMDDLAAMFVRLITTHVVGHLDEAVDDRDLGALTETIARLRPGAQVTVEAGFARAMDRQVRAAIDELLGRLATP; encoded by the coding sequence GTGAGCGAAGAGCCGACGGAGGAACAGGGCGGCCGTCCCGGCGCCGACGCCCGCGAGTACCGCATCGGCGAACTCGCCACGGCCGCCGGGGTCCCGGTGCGGACTCTGCGGTACTACCAGGAGCGCAAGCTGCTGCCGCCGCCCCGCCGCGAGGGACGCATCGGCCTGTACTCCGAGGACCACCTGGCTCGCCTCCGCATGATCGGGAACCTGCTGGACCGCGGGCACACCCTGGAGGGCATCCGCGAGCTGCTGGCCGCGTGGGAGCAGGGCCGCGACATCGGCACCGTCCTCGGCGTCGAGAAGGCGGTCACGACCCCGTGGTCGAACGAGGTCCCGGTGACGATGACACTGGAGGAGCTGGCCGCGCTGTTCCCCGGCGAGGTCGGCCCGGAGGCCGTCGAGCGGGCCGTCGAGCTCGGCCACATCGAGGTGGACGGCGACCGCGTCACCCACTGGAGCCGCCGCCAGCTCGACGCGACGGTGACGCTGGTCCGGGTCGGGGTGCCGCTGGACGCCGTGCTCGCGGCCGGCCAGGAGCTCCAGCGCAGCATGGACGACCTCGCCGCGATGTTCGTCCGGCTGATCACGACGCACGTCGTCGGGCACCTGGACGAGGCCGTCGACGACCGGGACCTCGGGGCCCTCACCGAGACCATCGCCCGGCTGCGGCCGGGGGCCCAGGTCACGGTCGAGGCCGGCTTCGCGCGGGCCATGGACCGGCAGGTCCGCGCCGCGATCGACGAGCTGCTCGGCCGCCTGGCCACTCCCTGA